A window of the Dyadobacter pollutisoli genome harbors these coding sequences:
- a CDS encoding HNH endonuclease → MNLHPYLDQLAHVRNRFGVAHDGGRDYLCPLCLQYFNIESKDLTIDHVPQQSLGGRKLVVTCRKCNNDAGWQIEPHLKGAMELFVNRDFPEHRAITVDLDVGEQKTLRGILTRTHLGVANFLLSEKNNDKRLVEKWNAKIDKGLTEFSAKPLSKTKILDTKVLVSLLKAAYLQVFWRFGYIPLYHSYFQPMRDQITNPSEIIYPLDLCYVLAP, encoded by the coding sequence ATGAATTTGCATCCTTATTTAGACCAGCTTGCTCATGTGAGAAATAGATTTGGAGTTGCTCATGACGGCGGCCGAGATTACCTGTGTCCGCTTTGTCTGCAATATTTCAATATTGAGTCAAAAGATCTTACTATTGATCATGTTCCCCAACAATCATTAGGGGGAAGGAAACTAGTTGTAACGTGCAGAAAGTGTAATAATGATGCCGGATGGCAAATCGAGCCACATCTTAAAGGTGCGATGGAATTATTTGTTAATAGAGATTTTCCAGAGCACCGTGCAATAACGGTCGATCTGGACGTCGGGGAGCAAAAGACACTGAGAGGAATATTAACAAGAACACATTTAGGCGTGGCAAACTTCTTATTGTCTGAGAAAAACAATGATAAAAGACTTGTTGAAAAATGGAATGCGAAAATCGACAAAGGTCTCACAGAATTTTCTGCTAAACCTTTATCGAAAACAAAAATTTTAGATACCAAAGTGCTGGTGTCTCTTTTAAAAGCAGCATATCTTCAGGTATTTTGGAGATTTGGATATATTCCACTTTATCACTCATATTTTCAGCCTATGAGAGACCAAATTACCAATCCCAGTGAAATAATATATCCATTAGACCTATGTTATGTCTTAGCCCCCTAA
- a CDS encoding transposase, with translation MSKQRRTFSAEDRYSIVQESIRSGPSEVSRKYSLSPSLLRRWKEKYLASGKDGLRDSYPRVDPQLRTLEEENERLKRIVAKQALELEVKSELLKKTPIGPRKR, from the coding sequence ATGAGTAAACAACGGCGAACATTCAGTGCCGAAGATCGGTACTCGATCGTACAGGAATCTATTCGGAGCGGACCTTCCGAGGTTAGCAGAAAGTATAGCCTGTCACCATCTCTTTTGAGGAGGTGGAAGGAAAAGTATTTGGCGAGCGGCAAGGATGGCCTTCGGGATTCCTACCCACGAGTTGATCCGCAACTACGCACCTTAGAAGAAGAAAACGAACGCTTGAAACGCATAGTAGCCAAGCAAGCTCTCGAACTGGAGGTGAAAAGTGAACTGCTAAAAAAAACTCCTATCGGACCCAGGAAAAGATAG